The following nucleotide sequence is from Pseudonocardia sp. C8.
CACGGTCGGCCGGGTCGTCCCCCATCAGCTCCAGATGTCCGCGGATGATCGTGATGGGGGTCCGCAGCTCGTGCCCGGCGTCGTCGACGAACTCACGCTGGGTGGCGAACGCCGTTTCGAGCCGGTCGAGCATCGCGTTGAACTGCCGGGTGAGCGCGGCGATGTCGTCGCGCCCCCGCACCGGGATGCGACGGCTGAGATCCTGTTCGGTGATCTGCGCGGCCGCCCGGCGCACCAGGCGGACCGGCTCGAGGATCTGGCCGGACACCAGCCAGGCCGCGCCCCCGGTGAGCAGCAGGCCGACCAGGCTGACCGCGGCGAGGATGTACATCGTGCCGGTGACCTCGGCCTGCTCGCGGTCGAGCAGCTCGGCGACGAGGTAGACACCGCGATCGGTGGGCGACCCCGTGGAGACGTCGATCTTCGCCCAACGCAGCTCGCCCGCCTCGGTGGCCAGCGCCCCCGTCCGGGAGGGTGCGGCGACGATCCGGTCCAGCAGGTCCGGGCGCCGGGACAGCGGGAACGGTTCGGGCGTGGTCTGCGGGATGACCCGCGGCCCGCCCTCCGGCCGCAGGACGAGTCCGAGCAGGACCGCGTTCTCGTCCGGTTCCTGACGCAGGATGTGGTTGAACAGCAGCTGCTCGGTACCGGCGAACGGCAGGCCGGTCGCGCGGTCGACACCCTGACCGGCCACCCCGGCGAACTCCTGGATCTCCTGGTTGAGGTCGCCGAGGACGTCCGCGGTCTCCGCACGGGTGAGCAGCCCGTAGCTCATGACGTTCACCGTCACCAGCGCCACCGCCATGAGCAGCAGCACCCAGCCCATGATCCGGACCCGTGCGGGCAGCCGGTGGCCCACCTCGTCGGCCACGCTGCGCCCCGACCGGTCCCGGCCACCGGTGACACCCGCCCGGCTCGGTGGCAGCGTTCGTGCGCGGGAGCCGAGCCGCGTGTCAGCCATCCCCGTCCCTGCCGGACGGAGGGGGCACCGGGCCCGTGCTGCCCTCGCCGATCCGGATGTGCGCCGGCGCGGCCGGCCGGTCCGCGGCCGGGTCGGGCAGCATCGAGATCGTGATCGCGCCGCCCACGGGCACGACCACCACTGCGGCCAGCACGACGATCCGCGGGACGAGTCTCATAGGGCCAGCGGCAGCATCCGGGGCCCCGACGACCGGGCCGGCGTGAGCACGGCCGGCTCGCCCCGGTAGGTGGTCGTCCGCTGCCGGACCGGGCGCCCCGCCGCACGGGCGATCGCGGCGAGCTCCTCCACCGAGCGTTCCGAGCCGTTCTCCGAGCCGGCCATCCGGCTGATCGTCTCCTCCATCAGGGTGCCGCCCATGTCGTCGGCGCCGCCGCGCAGGATGTCGGCGGCCAGGTCGTCGCCGAGCTTGACCCAGGAGCACTGGACGTGGTCGATCCGGCCGTGCAGGGCGAGCCGGGCGAACGCGTGCACGGCCCGGTTGTCCCGCTCGGTGGGGCCCGGGCGGGCGAGGCCTGCGAGGTAGATCGGCGCGTTGTGGTGCACGAACGGCAGCGGCACGAACTCGGTGAATCCTCCGGTGCGGTCCTGCACGGAGGCGAGGGTGCGCAGGTGGCCGAGCCAGTGCCGGGGCCCGTCGACGTGGCCGTACATCATCGTCGACGACGACGGGATCCCCAGCTCGTGCGCGGTCGTGA
It contains:
- a CDS encoding sensor histidine kinase, whose protein sequence is MADEVGHRLPARVRIMGWVLLLMAVALVTVNVMSYGLLTRAETADVLGDLNQEIQEFAGVAGQGVDRATGLPFAGTEQLLFNHILRQEPDENAVLLGLVLRPEGGPRVIPQTTPEPFPLSRRPDLLDRIVAAPSRTGALATEAGELRWAKIDVSTGSPTDRGVYLVAELLDREQAEVTGTMYILAAVSLVGLLLTGGAAWLVSGQILEPVRLVRRAAAQITEQDLSRRIPVRGRDDIAALTRQFNAMLDRLETAFATQREFVDDAGHELRTPITIIRGHLELMGDDPADRDATLRIVSGELDRMGRIVEDLLLLAKSDRLDFVRLERTSVPELTSDIDAKVRALADRRWVLESVGEDDRADLDPQRVTQAMVQLAQNAVQHTGVGDEIRIGSALHTGEDERPWVSFWVADSGPGVPAGDVAAIFQRFSRGTGPSDRGPGAGAGLGLAIVRAIAEAHGGTVRVESPPGAGATFTVGLPARAATTGRGRP